TTTCATGGCACGGGAAGAGAGTGGGCGCTCCCTGCAGTGACCAGCTGCCTGCATTGTTGCTGCACTGAAacagatacagtgtgtgtgtgatgaatgatAAGATGGAAACATGGAGCggacatcaaaaaaaaaaaaaaaaaaaaacggtttggaaacatttttgAATAGATGCGAGAGAGATATTTGGGTCCAGACTTGACAAAATGTTGACGTTTGCAGGTGTCGTTTTTGCAAGTTCTGGCATCTCGtggtcatttttaaaatgtttttgaaaaatattaatgtgtatgtttcCCAAAAACCTGCACATTTTTACACACTGTTGAAAGGAGTGTCGGAACATTCGCACACTGAGCGGATTTAATGGCCTCGGGTTTGATCTCTGCATGCATCGGCGTGTCCACAGCCCACATGTGTCCTTGAGTTAGACACTGAATGCATTCCTGCTTATCTGTTATAAGCTGCTTCGTACACATAGGAGCTTTCATTTGAGGGGCGATAGTGAGCGTGCAGACGCCAGCTTTGCGTGCGCTCAGAGGCTCAAGCGCTGCCCATATTTTCACTCCCATCCTTGAATTCCGAATAACAAATGAACTAAATCAGATTGGATTGAGTGCCAATAAGGTCGGACCCCCCTCCAACAGGTTACAAGCTCAATCTGACAAACTGCTGCACCGCTCTGTATTCATATTTTGGACTTTCCTCTGACCTTTGCTCATTTTTTGGCCttgcaaatgaaacaatgtgagATTTGGAGAGGTTGAAAACCACTGGTTGAATCTTAAATCATGTATTTCATAAGCTTCTAATGTGCCTTTTTAtgcaaaaatcttaatttgagAGGTAATGCAATGCAGTAAAAAAGAACCTTATGAActgcacaataaaaacagaaaacacttcagTTCAAGTACTTCAAAACTGGACCGCAGCGCTGTGGCACAAGAGAACACTCGCGTGAGTCTGATCTGCTGCCAACTTGCATAGAAGACTAACAACTGAAGAGTGAGAACAAAAGCTGGAGGTCTCGGACTTCCTGTTGGTCAAAAATCGATCTCAttgcagaggagcagagtctGCCTGCTCTTCAAAACGCTCGGACTGACTCACTTGTTTTAGTGTTATTATTGAGATACATGAAGTCATGCAAATAGAACTGTGTGACAATGCAGCTCTTTCATCCATCACTGACCTTTAACTTTAAAAGTTTATAATCGGATACAAAGACCCTCTGCTCTTTGCCCTGCATGGCCTTGTGTATTCAGGTCATTTTTGCCACATGTAGTGTATTCCTCAGCAGGACTGCATTCCCCCGGTActacaaagaaaacagcagcggTAGCCTTTTACTAATTTATCAAAGTAGACACCAGCAACACCCGGCTTTGCGCTGACATTAATTTTTCTTCGGGGGTCCCACTCCCCCGCAGCTCGAACAGAAAGGATACCGAGGTGAAAAACAGGCCGCGCTCTGAGGATATCATTTATAAAATACTCCAGTGGAGCTGACTGCATTGTTAGAcatgtattttctcattttcctgctgctttagttacctgtttctgtggctgcacAGGTGGGAGAACCGGCCAATGCTAAGCCATCAGGATTAACAGGGGAGCTCAAAACGTTGCTAATTTGTTATTTAACGggacttttgttttttaaaagtgACCAACATTGACTATAAACAAGTTCACCTTTTTGGGGATGTGtcgtcaaaataaaagcacatcaaATAATGATACCCTGCAGTAATTACACAGCAGACTATGTACTAATGTTTGGTAGAACATAAGTACTTATCCTCTGAGGATGAACTGTCTTTTTCCACAGCCTACATCATGCACAATAAGCAGAGAAAGGCCCAGTTTGTGCATCTCATGCATAATTTTTACATTCCACTGAGAACTACGCCTCCAATTTTCCAAAAGATAAAGGAAGTTAGTCCCAGACTCCTGCTAACTCTCCAATCTGACTCCTCTcaccatcaatcaacagatttTTAACCCATCTCCCCAAGACGCGTCTGCTTCTCCTAATCCAGGTAGCcaaattacattcatttatcTGACAATTTTATCCAAAGCCACTTCCAACAAGTGCATTCCAACGCGTGCATATGATGCCAAAATTGCACGAGCACATTAAACTTCATCAGATGTGCAGAATTGCTTCGTGCTGGAAGAGATAGAAAGGAGGCAGCATACAGCAAGACACAAGCAACTGATCCAAAAATGATCCAACAAGCGGACGTTCAGGCGCCACCAGCTCATTCAAATGTACAGTCAGCACACAGCCAGTCACATAACTTGATGATGGCTGACACATTTCAGGACAAATCAACATAATTCTCATTTTTTATACAGCATatgtttgcatttctgtctACTCCGGACATCCTGGGGGAGGAACCGTTCCActgttgtccttcatgaggtTTGTCCCTTTCCTTTTGGGTTCTATAAACAAATCTGACTAgacttgacagactggtgagcGTGGAAATGATGTGAATCATATTCTATGGCCTCCTCAACCCCACTATTTAGTGAGGCGTCCTGCTCTGCATATCCTTCATTATGCGGGTATAGTTTTTGCCTCCTATATGTTCTCCCATCTTTAaaagccacagtgtgtgtgcactttgcAAGCGTGTtgctttaaaagtaaaaaaaaaaaaaatacactccTTAGCGTTGACATATTCCCGACACAGGCACAATGGAGTTTGATAGCAGAACATTTTTATACGATCAAACTCTGCGCCTGCATTTGCACAACAATGCAGAGAGACATCCAttgtggaagaggaagagatagCAATTCCTCCACTGACAAAATCCTCAATGGCCCAAAATGCAATGCAGCGTCTTTTTCAGAACCCTCCAGCCTTCACAACTTTGGGcattttcagaattttattGTACAGGCCACATAATGGCAACACGTTTCCTTGACATGAATACTTCCTCTCTCCTTATTAAAACTTCAGGCTTTGCTGAAAGGTATTCTGGGTCATCTTAGAAAACCAGTAACTAAAACAGACAgactttttttggggggggggggggggggtaaattACAGCACTTCATCACAGAATTGCTCCTGGAATGGGCCGGACATAACAGATTGATTCCAAAGACTGTAAGCGTAATGAGGAGGGGATTGATGGTTGAAAGCATCTGCTTAAGGGCACCGCTGCATCTGCCGTCCTCGTCCTGCAGGACACAGCATCATCTCAGCTGCCGCGTCATGACATCGCTCACTTAAATGAAGCCTGTCTCTATCGCCGCAGCGGGGAGAACATTAATGAGACAGCACATTATTGCAATGTTCTGGTTGCAAGTGACACGGCCTGCAGAAGCTGCTAACAGATGTTCGACAATGCCTAAATGAGGATGTGGAAACAGCCAAAGCAACTATTTTTGGAGGAAAGCAGATTGCTGAAGCCCATTTTCAAATTGTCACATTTAGGAAACAGCAACGTTTTCCTCCTCTTAAAAGAATCTGAAGTTCTACGCTTTGTGCTATACGTCAATTTGGACCACTTGTCACTTCCAGAAGCTTCAGTTGTTTCATTATCCAGCCTAATTTcgctttgaaaaatgttttgccCTTGTGACTGTGATGCTGCTTTGATTCACGTTTGCCTTTTGTTCCCTCGGATGAGCTGAAGCTGCTCGTTCAAAACGTCTCACTTCAGCTTGTCTGTCATTGCCGCTGATGAAAGCCCAGATTGTGCCGGCTGATTGCTCCACACGTCCCCAAATATCAATATTAACAGCCCCAACGCTGCACTAGAAACAGCTGCAACGACAGCGAAATTCTCAATACaaccagtgttttctttttattcagaTTATCTCAGCGTGCTAAGAACCATTACATTTGCAGCTGATTATATCTATTGTGCCCTGTGGAGTTGTTTCACCAGCCAAATAGCagcaaaactgtgaaaaagctgcaaaatgtcagccatgttttttcaGACAATCACACATTTTGAACACTTTTCCTGAGCAGCGGCTCTCACCTGCCGGGTCAGAGTTGGAGGTGCACCCACAGAAACTTCAGGATGACTTGGGCATGAGACTTCAGGTCGTGTTGCTGGAGAAGGCAACAAAATCTGACCAAAAACACGTCAGTGTTAGTGATATCTGGGCAGAGGCAAGGCACAATGTCAGCTCAATGAGGCGTAGCGGTACTGAGACTCCCTTTGGAGACACATATTGTGATAGAAAACTTCTCCAAAGAGAGAAATACTCCCTTAGCATTTGTCTTTGACGGTTAATTAGCATTTTGAGCATGTGGTTACTCATGCTAGCAATtcagtgtgcaggtgtctttATCTTAATTGTTTTTACCTTTTAGCTAATGTACCTAACTGAACACTAATTTGTGGCCACAGTTAATAACAAATGACCTAAAAACCAACCTCTGTTCCTACTGTTGCTCCCTCTTACTGACAGTCTACATTGCTAACAGCCTCAGATTGGCCGTTTAAAATTGGCGGCCATGTTTCAAACAATGGGTCCCTCATGGGTGTTCTGGCTCATTTAAAGCAAACAAACGTTTCGTTTTTTGGCTGCTgcatgcatgctaacattagcatctCGTATTAGAGGAAATATACACACCGTTCAATCCACGCCTTCAATTTTCGCTGGTGGTTTTAACCTCCGTCGAGGTGATTTAAACCGTGTTTCAACTTCCTGTTGAACTTGACAGGTATGCCGTGTTgctaagctgtgattggacaagcGCAGCTCCGGAGGTGGGGCTTTGAGAACGCTAAAGCGTAATGTATAAAAACGCTTTTTAAACATTCACAGCCGCCATGTCAATTGCGAATATTTCCGCAATTTTACATTAAAAGTTTTCAAAGATATTTTATGGATTTTTCCAGCAAAATTCCGCTCCACATCTTTGTCTCACAAAGCTTTTTAGTGCAGGGAGTCCTGCAGTGAGTTTTACGTCACAGCCATAACTGTAGTCCTCATATGACACTACCTGACTACAAAATTTCAGCAACAGtgccagaaaacaaacagacattcgaGAATATATTTAAAACATCTTTAATTGCGCGGTTATAAAATTCAAACTGGgtagaaaaaatatttttttccaacatGGAGCTCATTGAGAGGAGTGTTGTACTATCAACTTGAAATATACTATTGTAGTTTTAAAGTGATATTCCATGTGCGTACTTTTgctacacacactctcatgtgTTCTGACCCAATACTGGCTGTTCCAGTAGTCGGTGTAGTGTTCCTCCCTCACCGTCCTACTGCAAACTCTTCCAACACACAGAAACTTAACTGGGGCAATGGAGTGTtccaagttttgttttttgttttttttttccacagatttgtgttttttgagaTGCAATTTTAGCTGTTTTCAAAGTGAGAATGGGtgcagaagacagagagagaaaagctggaACAACAACAGCGCTGGCTCCCACCTCAGGGCCACCTGAGAGGCAGCAAGTCTGAGGCTGACGGCTGCCTCAAGAGAAatatcactttaaaaacagataCACAGTGTAAACAGCAGAATGTGTACAAAATCTGGAGCCCTGTAGACAAATATATTTccatatgtttacatttttaacaataaataaaaagatccTTTATGATGCTGCTGGCGAGGGACAAGAGTCCCCGATTACAGATTGAACacgtgttttcttttcatggcCATCGAAACTTTTACAGAGAAATGTCAAGACATTCATTCCTAAAACTGACCAATCAACAGTCCTGTAGTGTAACACCTTTCCACGTGCGGTACAGTGCAGCGAACGACACTCACAATGCACCCGTTTAACCACAATTCCCTCGAGCTCCGCTCACGAGCTGTGCCTCATCCTCGTCTTGTGTAGCTGGTGTAAAGAGGGGAACGTTTCCCACTTCAGAAAGGTCAAATTTAAAGCGCTCCACTGCGGGAAGCCACTTAAAACAATCATATTTTTTTTACGCTACAAAACCCACggtgcaaaaataaacagataaaatcCGATCATTCTTAATGGCGACGTGTATACAAATCCATTATTCAGTCACATATAAGGTTATGACAGACATATTTACATTCTGTGTCAATTGAAAGCATTTGCGGTGGACATATGGAGTCCATCCGGTCGAACACTGATATTAACGATAAAAAAAATTCAGGTGTGGAAAGAGTTCAGCGCAAAAGACAGCGCCTGGCATCGAAGCAGTTCAGGCAGGTTCGAGGTTTCACGCTGAGCTGTGTCGCTTTGTGAAACCGCATCGCGGCCTCTGAGCAGGACTTCGGTTCCCACGTTGCTGCCGCGTTCGGCGTCTGGTCGCACTCGCGCGCTCACCGGCCGCCACTCCGTCTgaagtgtctctgtgtttgagggggtggagtggggtggggggggctaCACACCGCTCGCTtgagacagaaagcaaaaaaaggGGAGAGCCGTGATTGGAGGGCCTCGATCAGTAAGGGGAGGTTAAAAAATGACGTCATGAGCGTCGCCGTTCGGCCGCGGCCTGTTCGCAACAGGCGGGAGAGGCTTCTTGTAAAATTCTGCggaggggatgggggggggAGAAAACTGCGTTAGTAAACTACATCCACCGAGACCTGAAATACAAACACTGGCAATTAGAAGGATGGAGAAAGAACACAAGCGAGAAGAAGAAGGCAGACGCCATGGCTGCGCAGAGGTGGACGGGATGTGGAGGctgggggggagagggagggggagggggggagaaaTGTGGATGAATACACAGACAAGCCTCAGAGTTGATTAAGATGTCTGCCACCATgaaggatacacacacacacacacacacacacacacacactcaaacataagCCTGGTGagatgcaggaggagagaaagacgcTGATGTGGGAAACGAATTAACAGTCAACACACATCTTAAAGCAGACAgagttcagtgtttcctctgcaaCACCACGCTGACACATTTACCGCTCCCGCTGCGACGCGAACCCACCCGACTTCCTCCTTTGAAGAACCAACAGCTGCTATTTACaataaatatttccatttttttgaGGATAGAGCTACGAAAAAAAACGACTGAAACGTGCTGGAACTGGCACAtagcttcaaaaaaaaaaaaaaaaaaaaaaaaaaaaacacacatagaggaaacactgattcAGCGCCATGACAGTTAGTGAGAAAGTGAAAGCTGTTAAACGAAAACGATGAATGCATGGAATCAAACAATGGTTAGTCGTGAGGGATGAAGAAGAGCCGGGCTTCACAGGCGTCTTTACCAGAGTGTCTCGAGTCCCCGAGTGGCTCTAGTTTTGGCAGCCTAGAAACTTTGGGTGTGGCCCATCCAACtacaagaaataaataaagaaacactGGTCAACACAAATGTGGAAGAGCGGGAAATGTTGGGTTAACACGCCACTGACCCTTAAAGAGTTCAATTCACATGATATTTGAAGGTAGGAGCAGGTGCGTGGGAGTGAAACCACACTCCAACAGGTTCCTACAGCGTCTGTCAAGTAAAATTCAAGCACTTTTCAAGGCGCCTAAACCGCAAAGTCCCACACTCTCAAAAGCCACGCCAGCTCAGACTGacctggaggaggtggaggggtggggctCTCCGCCGGCCCGTCCTCCGTCCTCAGCGGGTCCACCCtgtgcttcctcttcagctgcagcttcctcgtcttcttcttgtcctgCTCGCCCGCCGCAGCTGGAATAAGCACAGAGACGCCCGAGGAGGCCCGTGACCCTGGATGTCTGCCTTCACCGAGCAAAGACTCCAGATGTTCAAACTGGAACATCTGATCTCGGGACGCGAGCCGTTTCCAACCGTTGCCCGCTGCCATCTTATTTAATTTGTCACATAATCATCTTCTTAATGTGTAATTATCTTTATCTATCAGATATTCATTACTCAGACAGATGCTTAGTttgactgtgtcttttttttttttttaaattttgggATATCTCAAACAAATATCTGTGGCCGTCCCCAGGCGTTTGTTTAATCACTTGCTTTCAAAGTGCAAACAGATTTAATATCGTGCTTTCTATTTATCTGCAAGCTCTGACTgccccacccccccatcccccaTATGGTGCAAAGCCGAACCACAAGCTGTGAGGGAAGGCTCTTCAAAAGGTGCCCGCTGCCCTCACATCTACAAAGATAATCATTTTTACATAACTTCTAAATAAATAGATCTTGGCAGAAGACGCATTTTATTTACTGAGTGATTGAAATCGGGGGGTTTCATCCAATCGAGCGGGCgagcatttaacagcttttACCAGCAGAAAACTGCACAGACTCAACCACAAACGTCGAGGCTTGAGGCGGACCCGTCGCTCACCTGAACCGCCGTTTTCCGGTGTTTGTCTTGCGTCGTCTGGCTCTTCGTCattctcgtcctcctcttcctctggatCTGTCTTGGGGCTGTTGGTCCGggcctcctgcagctctctttgcctcttcttctccttttctctgtcctcgCTCTGGAAAGGACACAGAGCCAAAACTGTCTTTCCTGAGCTCTGACCGGAAGTGAtgaacgaacaaacaaacaaacacacacacacacacacacacacacacacacacacacacacacctcagagaTCAcgttgctgattggctggaaggGGCTGGGCATGTTTTCGTCATCGGGCTCCTCTTCCTGGATGTTCCTGCCCTCGCGCTCCGCCTCTTCCCGCTCCTGCCGCTCTCTGCGGACAGAACAAGATGTTAACCTTTCGACATAATCACGCGCGCCTCCTCGGCTACGTTTCGACAAATTGATCTGAGGTCAGCTTTAATTACAGTATGCGTTTgtacaaatcttttttttccgCCATTCAATGGGAGTGTGCTCTTTTCTAATAATATTTTATGTCGTTTTTATTGCACTTCAGCGCACAAGTGCAAGGTTGAATTAATATTTTGAATGTACGGCGCAGACTTTTCCCATCTTTGGCATTTTGACATTTCCACAAGTCTCTCGCTTCATTTGGCGTTCCACTCTGGCCATCCTCTGTCCTTTATTTTCCCAAACACACGTTCCTTTCCTTATCTGTCTCTGACAtgtctcacctctcctctcgTATCCGCCGTACCCTTTCCGCCCTCTCCTTCTTGTCCTGCTCCTCCTGGGCGCGCTGCTCGGCCGTGTCCTTCTGCACGCGCTCAGTGATGGCCTCGTAGTCTTTGGCGATGTTGTTGAGGAGCCACTTCAGGCCCTTCTTGATGGACTTGTCCACCTTTTTGCCATAACCCAGAACGGCAGAGCATGGCTCCTGGGTTAGGAACACATATGGAGAGATAAGACATTGCCAGCACTAACTGCCACCACAAGCTATCATTAGCCGCCCTATGCTAAAGAAGGAGAATGCACACGCCTGGCCTTTTGTCCTTATATGGTCAAACCGCAGTTAAAGCAAAGGCCCTTCATGTCATCCGACTGCTCCTCCACAACAGGTGC
The sequence above is a segment of the Chaetodon auriga isolate fChaAug3 chromosome 23, fChaAug3.hap1, whole genome shotgun sequence genome. Coding sequences within it:
- the arl13b gene encoding ADP-ribosylation factor-like protein 13B isoform X2, producing the protein MFSLMANCCNWLKRWREPARKVTLVMVGLDNAGKTATVRGIQGDNPQDVAPTVGFSKVDLKQGKFEVTIFDLGGGKRIRGIWKNYYSESHGVVFVVDSSDVQRIQETRETMAEVLQHPRIAGKPVLVLANKQDQEGALAEADIIENLSLEKLVNENKCLCQIEPCSAVLGYGKKVDKSIKKGLKWLLNNIAKDYEAITERVQKDTAEQRAQEEQDKKERAERVRRIREERERQEREEAEREGRNIQEEEPDDENMPSPFQPISNVISESEDREKEKKRQRELQEARTNSPKTDPEEEEDENDEEPDDARQTPENGGSAAAGEQDKKKTRKLQLKRKHRVDPLRTEDGPAESPTPPPPPVGWATPKVSRLPKLEPLGDSRHSEFYKKPLPPVANRPRPNGDAHDVIF
- the arl13b gene encoding ADP-ribosylation factor-like protein 13B isoform X4, producing MKAGWLQRTVRWIVRLMSFRRKCQRKVTLVMVGLDNAGKTATVRGIQGDNPQDVAPTVGFSKVDLKQGKFEVTIFDLGGGKRIRGIWKNYYSESHGVVFVVDSSDVQRIQETRETMAEVLQHPRIAGKPVLVLANKQDQEGALAEADIIENLSLEKLVNENKCLCQIEPCSAVLGYGKKVDKSIKKGLKWLLNNIAKDYEAITERVQKDTAEQRAQEEQDKKERAERVRRIREERERQEREEAEREGRNIQEEEPDDENMPSPFQPISNVISESEDREKEKKRQRELQEARTNSPKTDPEEEEDENDEEPDDARQTPENGGSAAAGEQDKKKTRKLQLKRKHRVDPLRTEDGPAESPTPPPPPGQSELAWLLRVWDFAV
- the arl13b gene encoding ADP-ribosylation factor-like protein 13B isoform X1, whose protein sequence is MKAGWLQRTVRWIVRLMSFRRKCQRKVTLVMVGLDNAGKTATVRGIQGDNPQDVAPTVGFSKVDLKQGKFEVTIFDLGGGKRIRGIWKNYYSESHGVVFVVDSSDVQRIQETRETMAEVLQHPRIAGKPVLVLANKQDQEGALAEADIIENLSLEKLVNENKCLCQIEPCSAVLGYGKKVDKSIKKGLKWLLNNIAKDYEAITERVQKDTAEQRAQEEQDKKERAERVRRIREERERQEREEAEREGRNIQEEEPDDENMPSPFQPISNVISESEDREKEKKRQRELQEARTNSPKTDPEEEEDENDEEPDDARQTPENGGSAAAGEQDKKKTRKLQLKRKHRVDPLRTEDGPAESPTPPPPPVGWATPKVSRLPKLEPLGDSRHSEFYKKPLPPVANRPRPNGDAHDVIF
- the arl13b gene encoding ADP-ribosylation factor-like protein 13B isoform X3 produces the protein MKAGWLQRTVRWIVRLMSFRRKCQRKVTLVMVGLDNAGKTATVRGIQGDNPQDVAPTVGFSKVDLKQGKFEVTIFDLGGGKRIRGIWKNYYSESHGVVFVVDSSDVQRIQETRETMAEVLQHPRIAGKPVLVLANKQDQEGALAEADIIENLSLEKLVNENKCLCQIEPCSAVLGYGKKVDKSIKKGLKWLLNNIAKDYEAITERVQKDTAEQRAQEEQDKKERAERVRRIREERERQEREEAEREGRNIQEEEPDDENMPSPFQPISNVISESEDREKEKKRQRELQEARTNSPKTDPEEEEDENDEEPDDARQTPENGGSAAAGEQDKKKTRKLQLKRKHRVDPLRTEDGPAESPTPPPPPEFYKKPLPPVANRPRPNGDAHDVIF
- the arl13b gene encoding ADP-ribosylation factor-like protein 13B isoform X5, which produces MKAGWLQRTVRWIVRLMSFRRKCQRKVTLVMVGLDNAGKTATVRGIQGDNPQDVAPTVGFSKVDLKQGKFEVTIFDLGGGKRIRGIWKNYYSESHGVVFVVDSSDVQRIQETRETMAEVLQHPRIAGKPVLVLANKQDQEGALAEADIIENLSLEKLVNENKCLCQIEPCSAVLGYGKKVDKSIKKGLKWLLNNIAKDYEAITERVQKDTAEQRAQEEQDKKERAERVRRIREERERQEREEAEREGRNIQEEEPDDENMPSPFQPISNVISESEDREKEKKRQRELQEARTNSPKTDPEEEEDENDEEPDDARQTPENGGSAAAGEQDKKKTRKLQLKRKHRVDPLRTEDGPAESPTPPPPPASGV
- the arl13b gene encoding ADP-ribosylation factor-like protein 13B isoform X6 — protein: MFSLMANCCNWLKRWREPARKVTLVMVGLDNAGKTATVRGIQGDNPQDVAPTVGFSKVDLKQGKFEVTIFDLGGGKRIRGIWKNYYSESHGVVFVVDSSDVQRIQETRETMAEVLQHPRIAGKPVLVLANKQDQEGALAEADIIENLSLEKLVNENKCLCQIEPCSAVLGYGKKVDKSIKKGLKWLLNNIAKDYEAITERVQKDTAEQRAQEEQDKKERAERVRRIREERERQEREEAEREGRNIQEEEPDDENMPSPFQPISNVISESEDREKEKKRQRELQEARTNSPKTDPEEEEDENDEEPDDARQTPENGGSAAAGEQDKKKTRKLQLKRKHRVDPLRTEDGPAESPTPPPPPASGV
- the arl13b gene encoding ADP-ribosylation factor-like protein 13B isoform X7 codes for the protein MFSLMANCCNWLKRWREPARKVTLVMVGLDNAGKTATVRGIQGDNPQDVAPTVGFSKVDLKQGKFEVTIFDLGGGKRIRGIWKNYYSESHGVVFVVDSSDVQRIQETRETMAEVLQHPRIAGKPVLVLANKQDQEGALAEADIIENLSLEKLVNENKCLCQIEPCSAVLGYGKKVDKSIKKGLKWLLNNIAKDYEAITERVQKDTAEQRAQEEQDKKERAERVRRIREERERQEREEAEREGRNIQEEEPDDENMPSPFQPISNVISESEDREKEKKRQRELQEARTNSPKTDPEEEEDENDEEPDDARQTPENGGSAAAGEQDKKKTRKLQLKRKHRVDPLRTEDGPAESPTPPPPPEFYKKPLPPVANRPRPNGDAHDVIF